One Cricetulus griseus strain 17A/GY chromosome 5, alternate assembly CriGri-PICRH-1.0, whole genome shotgun sequence genomic window carries:
- the Pdc gene encoding phosducin, with protein sequence MEEARSQSIEEDFEGQATHTGPKGVINDWRKFKLESEDGDSIPPSKKEILRQMSSPQSKDDSKDRVSRKMSIQEYELIHQDKEDENCLRKYRRQCMQDMHQKLSFGPRYGFVYELETGEQFLETIEKEQKVTTIVVNIYEDGVKGCDALNSSLACLAVEYPMVKFCKIKASNTGAGDRFSSDVLPTLLVYKGGELISNFISVAEQFAEEFFAGDVESFLNEYGLLPEKEIHDLEQTNMEEDEDIE encoded by the exons ATGGAAGAAGCCAGAAGCCAAAGCATAGAGGAAGACTTTGAAGGACAGGCCACACACACAG GACCTAAAGGAGTAATAAATGATTGGAGaaagtttaaattagaaagtgAGGATGGTGACTCAATTCCTCCCAGTAAGAAGGAGATCCTCAGACAAATGTCTTCTCCTCAGAGCAAAGATGACTCAAAAGACAGAGTCAGCAGAAAG ATGAGCATTCAAGAATATGAACTAATTCATCAAGACAAAGAAGATGAAAATTGCCTTCGCAAATACCGTAGGCAGTGCATGCAGGATATGCATCAGAAGTTGAGTTTTGGGCCTAGATATGGGTTTGTGTATGAGCTGGAAACAGGGGAGCAATTCCTGGAGACCATTGAAAAGGAGCAGAAGGTCACCACAATCGTGGTGAACATTTATGAAGATGGCGTCAAGGGCTGTGATGCACTCAACAGCAGTTTAGCCTGCCTTGCAGTAGAGTACCCAATGGTCAAGTTCTGTAAGATAAAAGCTTCTAATACTGGTGCTGGGGACCGCTTTTCCTCAGATGTACTCCCTACCCTGCTTGTATACAAAGGTGGGGAGCTCATTAGCAATTTTATTAGTGTTGCTGAGCAGTTTGCAGAAGAATTTTTTGCTGGAGATGTGGAGTCTTTCCTAAATGAATACGGATTACTACCAGAAAAAGAGATACATGACCTAGAGCAGACCAACATGGAGGAGGATGAAGATATTGAATAA